From a single Saimiri boliviensis isolate mSaiBol1 chromosome 15, mSaiBol1.pri, whole genome shotgun sequence genomic region:
- the ELOC gene encoding elongin-C isoform X1 has translation MDGEEKTYGGCEGPDAMYVKLISSDGHEFIVKREHALTSGTIKAMLSGPGQFAENETNEVNFREIPSHVLSKVCMYFTYKVRYTNSSTEIPEFPIAPEIALELLMAANFLDC, from the exons ATGG ATGGAGAGGAGAAAACCTATGGTGGCTGTGAAGGCCCTGATGCCATGTATGTCAAATTGATATCATCTGATGGCCATGAATTTATTGTAAAAAGAGAACATGCATTAACATCAGGCACAATAAAAGCCATGTTGAGTGGCCCAG GTCAATTTGCTGAGAACGAAACCAATGAGGTCAATTTTAGAGAGATACCTTCACATGTGCTATCAAAAGTATGCATGTATTTTACGTACAAGGTTCGCTACACTAACAGCTCCACTGAGATTCCTGAATTCCCAATTGCACCTGAAATTGCACTAGAACTGCTGATGGCTGCGAACTTCCtagattgttaa
- the ELOC gene encoding elongin-C isoform X2, whose product MYVKLISSDGHEFIVKREHALTSGTIKAMLSGPGQFAENETNEVNFREIPSHVLSKVCMYFTYKVRYTNSSTEIPEFPIAPEIALELLMAANFLDC is encoded by the exons ATGTATGTCAAATTGATATCATCTGATGGCCATGAATTTATTGTAAAAAGAGAACATGCATTAACATCAGGCACAATAAAAGCCATGTTGAGTGGCCCAG GTCAATTTGCTGAGAACGAAACCAATGAGGTCAATTTTAGAGAGATACCTTCACATGTGCTATCAAAAGTATGCATGTATTTTACGTACAAGGTTCGCTACACTAACAGCTCCACTGAGATTCCTGAATTCCCAATTGCACCTGAAATTGCACTAGAACTGCTGATGGCTGCGAACTTCCtagattgttaa